A stretch of the Zeugodacus cucurbitae isolate PBARC_wt_2022May chromosome 6, idZeuCucr1.2, whole genome shotgun sequence genome encodes the following:
- the LOC105221415 gene encoding uncharacterized protein LOC105221415 isoform X1, producing MTNTKQEFNFIPLAVVFIIGIQANYAQTTCKNGLGRVLYERLPNQQLQGYDDDVVRDTAPPFRVLEKCQDLCLRDRTGTNNLVRTCTSFDFQPGSRITSFGGTSEYEESLCYLTSEQAGPEGIGSLMLVPNSVHFNEICLTSNRPERECPSRRYVFERHPRKKLKLPISDVKEFTAANRSDCEDKCLNEFAFVCRSANFDSTMRSCTLSRFTRRTHPELLEDDPNSDYLENTCLNAERRCDGLAVFVKEENKRLGGPFEVDIFNNMTLEECQTMCLRAEKYFCRSVEFDDQTKQCILSEEDSISQKDDISISSSPTHHFYDLVCLDNQRATDYPDNSVTSHLFSSGRRPDTAFQRYRNSRLGGEFHSEITGRSLSECLDECLRQTSFQCRSAVYSDRFRTCRLSRYNQKDGMRIIYDADYDYYENLMLNVVGGGDTDGHGGTSNGGAHRPSEHGNPNWRPPSKDDDRYGAGGGVSTGSRYPGGSGGAAGSGTPGGGSADDYGRPYDRYPLPNEYDRYPGGGGSGGDRYANDGRYPPPVDSRGPYEERYPPGRLPVGDQERYPSDRDRERYPGVGLDLYPGDRERYPGERDRYPNDRYPFNRDRDRDRDRFPIGEHDHERYPGGDRNRYTIGERDRFPISDRERYPGIEDRYPPGRYGERNRERDRDRDRYPIGGYPPRDRYSHRPLDRYPIPPINDNDVPSDLPHTRPYPPDDDLPYRPYGTAGRYPEDRYASRYPSRYPPERDHTYGYTGRDAPDSFFLDKRFRPSSIDSRYPLLTDGRGGQPPPRFGPDGRYPPDDLIHTARRPEPDSAKRYPPAPLIPPTTISKYPSTPNRFPVGTDRYPIDIYKYGNRYGSSSSSSGVRPGYERPPPPPHYYDVEYEERYGDRYGGYDREYEGPIGRRPLGGNGGGGYPNYESPFNRPYGHGVGAPPPLDDNRPLPPPLHPYGGGGSGGIGQVAPGAGPPRPPVTRCEETDNFKQIAARHKMRRHYVRRSLVVPSLIQCERECIESRDFICRSFNYRDTAATNYDERDLPNCELSDRDSRELDVHDPSNFDAANYDYYERSLGRSDGECMDVTQTCNEEGMEFTIRTPEGFLGRIYTYGYYDRCFFRGNGGTVNVLRISGPQGYPDCGTQRYGDTLTNIVVVQFSDNVQTSRDKRYNLTCVFRGPGEAVVTSGYIGAGLSNSDRSGSPIPIEYLPAENTLSSKVRLMILYQGRPTTTIAVGDPLTFRLEAQDGYNHVTDIFATNVVARDPYSGRSIQLIDRFGCPVDPYVFPELDKLRDGDTLEARFNAFKIPESNFLVFEATVRTCRDGCQPAYCPGAAGRQEPSFGRRRRSVNETDVAEVENNTEPVSERLIDDLSDVNSTKVMGTLGDFNKTNTSDDKSNQELEEPEQVREMIEVFETREEIEKDSYPRKLVAPIETVCMTPSEYHGLITAIILLMILLFSITLVSGLAYRRYWSTMTKNRIADRHSPIHSLGQSSIRTHERFSEIGQMAGGSGNAMPNSTANAFRANMSIFGGSLHKTFATGNLARMCQLPVINPMRNNGGTNHQFEDPSEPIYTDPSLFERSRSLRSLTTEGEAENRHAV from the exons ATGACGAACACCAAGCAAGAGTTTAATTTCATACCCTTAGCTGTAGTATTTATTATAGGCATCCAAGCCAATTACG CACAAACAACGTGTAAGAATGGTTTAGGACGCGTCCTATACGAACGACTGCCCAACCAACAACTGCAGGGCTACGACGATGACGTGGTGCGTGACACAGCGCCTCCCTTTCGAGTTTTAGAGAAGTGTCAAGACTTGTGCCTGCGCGATCGCACCGGTACCAACAACTTGGTGCGCACCTGCACCAGCTTCGATTTTCAACCGGGCAGTCGCATCACCTCTTTCGGCGGCACCTCCGAATACGAAGAATCCCTATGCTATCTAACATCCGAGCAAGCGGGCCCTGAGGGCATCGGCAGTCTGATGCTAGTACCAAATAGTGTGCATTTCAATGAGATTTGCTTGACCT CAAATCGCCCGGAAAGAGAATGTCCCAGTAGGCGATATGTGTTCGAGCGGCATCCACGCAAGAAACTGAAATTACCCATCTCGGATGTCAAGGAG TTTACCGCAGCGAATCGTTCGGATTGTGAAGATAAGTGTTTGAATGAATTCGCATTCGTTTGTCGCTCCGCCAATTTCGATTCTACAATGCGTTCCTGCACGTTAAGCAG ATTCACACGTCGCACACATCCAGAATTGCTGGAAGATGACCCCAACTCCGATTATCTGGAAAACACCTGCTTGAATG ctGAGCGACGTTGTGACGGTCTGGCTGTGTTCGTCAAGGAGGAGAACAAACGGCTAGGCGGTCCCTTCGAAGTggatattttcaataacatgACATTAGAGGAATGCCAGACTATGTGTCTACGCGCCGAGAA ATACTTCTGTCGTTCCGTCGAGTTCGATGATCAAACGAAGCAGTGCATTTTGTCTGAGGAGGATTCTATTTCACAGAAAGACGACATCAGTATCAGTTCCAGTCCAACACACCATTTTTACGATCTGGTCTGCTTAGATAATC AACGTGCCACTGATTACCCCGACAATTCGGTCACATCGCATTTATTCTCGTCGGGTCGTCGGCCCGACACTGCGTTTCAGCGTTACCGTAATTCACGTCTGGGAGGCGAATTTCATTCCGAAATTACTGGCCGCTCCCTGAGTGAATGCCTCGATGAGTGTTTGCGCCAAACGAGCTTCCAGTGTCG ATCGGCGGTTTATAGTGATCGATTTCGCACTTGCCGCTTGAGTCGTTACAATCAAAAGGACGGCATGCGTATTATTTACGACGCAGACTATGATTATTATGAGAATCTAATGT TGAACGTGGTTGGCGGTGGTGATACGGATGGACACGGAGGAACCAGCAATGGTGGGGCTCACCGACCAAGTGAACATGGGAACCCTAATTGGCGACCACCCAGTAAAGACGATGACCGTTATGGTGCGGGGGGTGGTGTCAGTACTGGTAGTAGATACCCTGGCGGCAGTGGTGGTGCCGCTGGATCAGGAACACCTGGTGGAGGTAGTGCTGATGACTACGGACGCCCTTACGATCGCTATCCATTACCTAATGAATATG ATCGTTATCCTGGTGGTGGCGGCAGCGGTGGAGACCGTTATGCTAATGATGGCCGTTACCCACCACCTGTTGACAGTCGCGGTCCTTATGAAGAACGCTATCCACCAGGACGCCTTCCTGTTGGAGATCAAGAGCGGTATCCGAGCGATCGAGATCGTGAACGGTATCCAGGTGTAGGATTAGATTTATATCCAGGTGATCGGGAACGTTATCCCGGAGAACGTGATCGTTACCCTAATGATCGTTATCCATTCAATCGCGACCGTGACCGCGATCGCGACCGTTTTCCTATTGGGGAGCATGATCATGAAAGATATCCTGGTGGGGATCGAAATCGTTATACAATTGGTGAGAGAGATCGTTTTCCGATCAGTGATCGTGAACGGTATCCAGGTATCGAGGATCGTTACCCACCAGGTCGTTATGGTGAGCGTAACCGTGAACGAGATCGTGATCGTGATCGTTACCCAATTGGTGGCTATCCACCTCGCGATCGTTATTCTCACCGCCCTCTCGATCGTTATCCAATACCGCCAATCAACGATAATGACGTACCCAGTGATCTGCCTCACACAAGACCTTATCCTCCAGATGATGATTTGCCATATCGTCCTTACGGTACTGCAGGCCGTTATCCAGAAGATCGTTATGCTAGTAGATATCCTTCACGTTATCCACCGGAAAGAGATCATACATATGGGTACACTGGACGTGATGCTCCCGACAGTTTCTTCCTTGATAAACGTTTCCGCCCCTCCTCTATTGACTCACGCTACCCATTACTGACCGATGGACGTGGAGGTCAACCGCCACCACGATTTGGTCCAGACGGCCGTTATCCCCCAGATGACCTAATACATACTGCTCGGAGACCAGAACCAGACTCTGCAAAACGTTATCCCCCCGCACCTTTAATACCACCCACAACTATAAGTAAATATCCTTCCACACCAAACCGATTTCCGGTAGGTACTGACCGCTACCCGatcgatatatataaatacggcAACCGATacggtagtagtagtagtagcagTGGCGTAAGGCCAG GTTATGAACGTCCACCTCCGCCACCACATTACTATGATGTAGAATACGAAGAACGTTATGGCGACCGTTATGGTGGCTATGATCGTGAATATGAGGGGCCCATTGGCAGACGGCCATTAGGTGGTAACGGTGGCGGTGGCTATCCTAATTATGAGAGTCCCTTCAATCGTCCCTATGGGCATGGTGTAGGCGCTCCGCCCCCACTTGATGACAATCGACCTTTGCCACCACCATTACATCCCTATGGTGGCGGTGGCTCTGGTGGTATTGGACAAGTCGCTCCGGGTGCTGGTCCACCACGGCCCCCTGTGACGCGTTGCGAAGAGACTGACAATTTCAAACAAATCGCAGCAAGACACAAAATGCGACGACACTATGTACGGCGTTCACTGGTTGTGCCCTCTCTAATTCAGTGCGAACGAGAATGTATTGAATCGCGTGACTTTATTTGCCGAAGTTTCAATTACAG AGATACGGCGGCCACGAACTACGATGAACGCGATTTGCCCAATTGTGAGCTAAGTGATCGGGATTCACGCGAACTGGACGTACATGATCCAAGCAATTTCGATGCAGCTAATTACGATTACTACGAGCGTAGTTTGGGTCGCAGTGATGGCGAGTGTATGGATG tGACTCAAACTTGCAACGAGGAGGGAATGGAATTCACCATACGCACTCCGGAAGGATTTCTTGgacgcatatatacatatggctACTACGACCG ATGTTTCTTCCGCGGCAACGGCGGCACTGTAAATGTGCTCCGCATCAGCGGTCCTCAAGGCTATCCCGACTGCGGCACGCAAAGA TACGGCGACACGCtgactaacattgttgttgtacaattttCCGACAATGTACAAACCAGTCGCGACAAACGATACAATTTAACATGTGTATTCCGTGGGCCAGGCGAAGCAGTTGTCACTTCCGGCTATATTGGTGCAGG TCTTTCTAATTCCGATAGATCCGGCAGTCCCATACCCATTGAATATTTGCCCGCGGAAAACACACTAAGTTCGAAGGTCCGCCTAATGATTCTCTACCAAGGGCGCCCAACAACCACCATAGCGGTGGGTGATCCACTAACTTTCCGTCTGGAGGCACAAGATGGTTATAACCATGTAACTGACATATTTGCTACTAATGTGGTGGCGCGTGATCCATACTCGGGCAGGAGTATACAACTTATTGATAGATTTGG CTGCCCTGTGGATCCATATGTCTTCCCCGAGTTGGATAAACTACGCGATGGAGACACATTGGAGGCGCGTTTCAATGCATTCAAAATACCCGAGTCAAATTTTCTTGTATTTGAGGCTACAGTTCGCACTTGCCGTGACGGTTGCCAACCTGCTTATTGTCCAGGCGCAGCTGGTCGGCAAGAACCTTCTTTCGGACGTCGCAGACGCTCAGTGAATGAAACAGATGTTGCAGAAGTCGAAAATAATACGGAACCTGTTTCTGAACGTTTGATTGATGATCTCTCTGATGTAAATAGTACTAAAGTAATGGGTACACTTGGAGACTTTAATAAAA CGAATACAAGTGATGACAAGTCTAATCAGGAGCTAGAGGAGCCAGAGCAAGTGCGTGAAATGATTGAG GTATTTGAGACTCGTGAGGAAATCGAAAAAGACTCTTACCCGCGAAAACTGGTTGCCCCGATTGAGACCGTGTGTATGACACCCTCCGAGTACCATGGTCTTATAACAGCAATTATATTACTTATGATTTTGTTGTTCAGCATCACATTGGTCTCCGGTTTAGCTTACAG ACGCTATTGGAGCACAATGACGAAAAATCGAATCGCCGACCGGCACTCTCCGATACATTCCCTAGGGCAGTCTTCGATACGTACGCACGAACGCTTCAGTGAGATCGGTCAAATGGCAGGTGGCAGCGGAAATGCAATGCCAAATAGTACCGCGAACGCATTCCGCGCCAATATGTCAATCTTCGGGGGAAGTCTTCATAAAACATTCGCCACAGG GAATTTGGCGCGAATGTGTCAACTGCCAGTCATTAATCCGATGCGTAATAACGGTGGTACAAATCACCAATTTGAGGACCCTAGTGAACCAATATATACTGACCCATCATTGTTCGAACGCTCTAG
- the LOC105221415 gene encoding uncharacterized protein LOC105221415 isoform X3 has translation MTNTKQEFNFIPLAVVFIIGIQANYAQTTCKNGLGRVLYERLPNQQLQGYDDDVVRDTAPPFRVLEKCQDLCLRDRTGTNNLVRTCTSFDFQPGSRITSFGGTSEYEESLCYLTSEQAGPEGIGSLMLVPNSVHFNEICLTSNRPERECPSRRYVFERHPRKKLKLPISDVKEFTAANRSDCEDKCLNEFAFVCRSANFDSTMRSCTLSRFTRRTHPELLEDDPNSDYLENTCLNAERRCDGLAVFVKEENKRLGGPFEVDIFNNMTLEECQTMCLRAEKYFCRSVEFDDQTKQCILSEEDSISQKDDISISSSPTHHFYDLVCLDNQRATDYPDNSVTSHLFSSGRRPDTAFQRYRNSRLGGEFHSEITGRSLSECLDECLRQTSFQCRSAVYSDRFRTCRLSRYNQKDGMRIIYDADYDYYENLMLNVVGGGDTDGHGGTSNGGAHRPSEHGNPNWRPPSKDDDRYGAGGGVSTGSRYPGGSGGAAGSGTPGGGSADDYGRPYDRYPLPNEYGYERPPPPPHYYDVEYEERYGDRYGGYDREYEGPIGRRPLGGNGGGGYPNYESPFNRPYGHGVGAPPPLDDNRPLPPPLHPYGGGGSGGIGQVAPGAGPPRPPVTRCEETDNFKQIAARHKMRRHYVRRSLVVPSLIQCERECIESRDFICRSFNYRDTAATNYDERDLPNCELSDRDSRELDVHDPSNFDAANYDYYERSLGRSDGECMDVTQTCNEEGMEFTIRTPEGFLGRIYTYGYYDRCFFRGNGGTVNVLRISGPQGYPDCGTQRYGDTLTNIVVVQFSDNVQTSRDKRYNLTCVFRGPGEAVVTSGYIGAGLSNSDRSGSPIPIEYLPAENTLSSKVRLMILYQGRPTTTIAVGDPLTFRLEAQDGYNHVTDIFATNVVARDPYSGRSIQLIDRFGCPVDPYVFPELDKLRDGDTLEARFNAFKIPESNFLVFEATVRTCRDGCQPAYCPGAAGRQEPSFGRRRRSVNETDVAEVENNTEPVSERLIDDLSDVNSTKVMGTLGDFNKTNTSDDKSNQELEEPEQVREMIEVFETREEIEKDSYPRKLVAPIETVCMTPSEYHGLITAIILLMILLFSITLVSGLAYRRYWSTMTKNRIADRHSPIHSLGQSSIRTHERFSEIGQMAGGSGNAMPNSTANAFRANMSIFGGSLHKTFATGNLARMCQLPVINPMRNNGGTNHQFEDPSEPIYTDPSLFERSRSLRSLTTEGEAENRHAV, from the exons ATGACGAACACCAAGCAAGAGTTTAATTTCATACCCTTAGCTGTAGTATTTATTATAGGCATCCAAGCCAATTACG CACAAACAACGTGTAAGAATGGTTTAGGACGCGTCCTATACGAACGACTGCCCAACCAACAACTGCAGGGCTACGACGATGACGTGGTGCGTGACACAGCGCCTCCCTTTCGAGTTTTAGAGAAGTGTCAAGACTTGTGCCTGCGCGATCGCACCGGTACCAACAACTTGGTGCGCACCTGCACCAGCTTCGATTTTCAACCGGGCAGTCGCATCACCTCTTTCGGCGGCACCTCCGAATACGAAGAATCCCTATGCTATCTAACATCCGAGCAAGCGGGCCCTGAGGGCATCGGCAGTCTGATGCTAGTACCAAATAGTGTGCATTTCAATGAGATTTGCTTGACCT CAAATCGCCCGGAAAGAGAATGTCCCAGTAGGCGATATGTGTTCGAGCGGCATCCACGCAAGAAACTGAAATTACCCATCTCGGATGTCAAGGAG TTTACCGCAGCGAATCGTTCGGATTGTGAAGATAAGTGTTTGAATGAATTCGCATTCGTTTGTCGCTCCGCCAATTTCGATTCTACAATGCGTTCCTGCACGTTAAGCAG ATTCACACGTCGCACACATCCAGAATTGCTGGAAGATGACCCCAACTCCGATTATCTGGAAAACACCTGCTTGAATG ctGAGCGACGTTGTGACGGTCTGGCTGTGTTCGTCAAGGAGGAGAACAAACGGCTAGGCGGTCCCTTCGAAGTggatattttcaataacatgACATTAGAGGAATGCCAGACTATGTGTCTACGCGCCGAGAA ATACTTCTGTCGTTCCGTCGAGTTCGATGATCAAACGAAGCAGTGCATTTTGTCTGAGGAGGATTCTATTTCACAGAAAGACGACATCAGTATCAGTTCCAGTCCAACACACCATTTTTACGATCTGGTCTGCTTAGATAATC AACGTGCCACTGATTACCCCGACAATTCGGTCACATCGCATTTATTCTCGTCGGGTCGTCGGCCCGACACTGCGTTTCAGCGTTACCGTAATTCACGTCTGGGAGGCGAATTTCATTCCGAAATTACTGGCCGCTCCCTGAGTGAATGCCTCGATGAGTGTTTGCGCCAAACGAGCTTCCAGTGTCG ATCGGCGGTTTATAGTGATCGATTTCGCACTTGCCGCTTGAGTCGTTACAATCAAAAGGACGGCATGCGTATTATTTACGACGCAGACTATGATTATTATGAGAATCTAATGT TGAACGTGGTTGGCGGTGGTGATACGGATGGACACGGAGGAACCAGCAATGGTGGGGCTCACCGACCAAGTGAACATGGGAACCCTAATTGGCGACCACCCAGTAAAGACGATGACCGTTATGGTGCGGGGGGTGGTGTCAGTACTGGTAGTAGATACCCTGGCGGCAGTGGTGGTGCCGCTGGATCAGGAACACCTGGTGGAGGTAGTGCTGATGACTACGGACGCCCTTACGATCGCTATCCATTACCTAATGAATATG GTTATGAACGTCCACCTCCGCCACCACATTACTATGATGTAGAATACGAAGAACGTTATGGCGACCGTTATGGTGGCTATGATCGTGAATATGAGGGGCCCATTGGCAGACGGCCATTAGGTGGTAACGGTGGCGGTGGCTATCCTAATTATGAGAGTCCCTTCAATCGTCCCTATGGGCATGGTGTAGGCGCTCCGCCCCCACTTGATGACAATCGACCTTTGCCACCACCATTACATCCCTATGGTGGCGGTGGCTCTGGTGGTATTGGACAAGTCGCTCCGGGTGCTGGTCCACCACGGCCCCCTGTGACGCGTTGCGAAGAGACTGACAATTTCAAACAAATCGCAGCAAGACACAAAATGCGACGACACTATGTACGGCGTTCACTGGTTGTGCCCTCTCTAATTCAGTGCGAACGAGAATGTATTGAATCGCGTGACTTTATTTGCCGAAGTTTCAATTACAG AGATACGGCGGCCACGAACTACGATGAACGCGATTTGCCCAATTGTGAGCTAAGTGATCGGGATTCACGCGAACTGGACGTACATGATCCAAGCAATTTCGATGCAGCTAATTACGATTACTACGAGCGTAGTTTGGGTCGCAGTGATGGCGAGTGTATGGATG tGACTCAAACTTGCAACGAGGAGGGAATGGAATTCACCATACGCACTCCGGAAGGATTTCTTGgacgcatatatacatatggctACTACGACCG ATGTTTCTTCCGCGGCAACGGCGGCACTGTAAATGTGCTCCGCATCAGCGGTCCTCAAGGCTATCCCGACTGCGGCACGCAAAGA TACGGCGACACGCtgactaacattgttgttgtacaattttCCGACAATGTACAAACCAGTCGCGACAAACGATACAATTTAACATGTGTATTCCGTGGGCCAGGCGAAGCAGTTGTCACTTCCGGCTATATTGGTGCAGG TCTTTCTAATTCCGATAGATCCGGCAGTCCCATACCCATTGAATATTTGCCCGCGGAAAACACACTAAGTTCGAAGGTCCGCCTAATGATTCTCTACCAAGGGCGCCCAACAACCACCATAGCGGTGGGTGATCCACTAACTTTCCGTCTGGAGGCACAAGATGGTTATAACCATGTAACTGACATATTTGCTACTAATGTGGTGGCGCGTGATCCATACTCGGGCAGGAGTATACAACTTATTGATAGATTTGG CTGCCCTGTGGATCCATATGTCTTCCCCGAGTTGGATAAACTACGCGATGGAGACACATTGGAGGCGCGTTTCAATGCATTCAAAATACCCGAGTCAAATTTTCTTGTATTTGAGGCTACAGTTCGCACTTGCCGTGACGGTTGCCAACCTGCTTATTGTCCAGGCGCAGCTGGTCGGCAAGAACCTTCTTTCGGACGTCGCAGACGCTCAGTGAATGAAACAGATGTTGCAGAAGTCGAAAATAATACGGAACCTGTTTCTGAACGTTTGATTGATGATCTCTCTGATGTAAATAGTACTAAAGTAATGGGTACACTTGGAGACTTTAATAAAA CGAATACAAGTGATGACAAGTCTAATCAGGAGCTAGAGGAGCCAGAGCAAGTGCGTGAAATGATTGAG GTATTTGAGACTCGTGAGGAAATCGAAAAAGACTCTTACCCGCGAAAACTGGTTGCCCCGATTGAGACCGTGTGTATGACACCCTCCGAGTACCATGGTCTTATAACAGCAATTATATTACTTATGATTTTGTTGTTCAGCATCACATTGGTCTCCGGTTTAGCTTACAG ACGCTATTGGAGCACAATGACGAAAAATCGAATCGCCGACCGGCACTCTCCGATACATTCCCTAGGGCAGTCTTCGATACGTACGCACGAACGCTTCAGTGAGATCGGTCAAATGGCAGGTGGCAGCGGAAATGCAATGCCAAATAGTACCGCGAACGCATTCCGCGCCAATATGTCAATCTTCGGGGGAAGTCTTCATAAAACATTCGCCACAGG GAATTTGGCGCGAATGTGTCAACTGCCAGTCATTAATCCGATGCGTAATAACGGTGGTACAAATCACCAATTTGAGGACCCTAGTGAACCAATATATACTGACCCATCATTGTTCGAACGCTCTAG